ATGGATAAAGATTTTCCATGACAAAGCCCTTACCATGGCATTGTTAGACAGAATTACGCACAACGCTTTGATTCTCAATATGTCTGGAAGAAGTTACCGAAGAAGAGATGTTTTGAATACCTGAGGTGGGTAGCGGGTCATTTCCTTATGGCCCTCCCGGGTCAAAAACCTATTGACTTTATACACTTTGATACTTTTGTTGTGTCTTTCAAATTATATAAAATGATTCTAAAAATATTATACAATAATGTGCAAACGAAAATGTAGAAATTGGTATAGCTTTAATCACTTAAAGAACACGATAGACTTTCTTGTTGTAACCGCAGTATGGATATTAGCTTCTTTGGTGGCTGTTAATCCTAAAATCAAACAATCCCAAACTTTTTGTTTTCATGCTGCGAAGTAGTAAAATACAAAGTCAAGGAGTGGATTTTGTGTATAAAGTAAGTGCATTGGGGTATATTGTTCCGATTTTTAGTTTTTCCTGGGTGATTGGATGGTATTCTGCTTTCGGCTATAATTATCTGGCGCACTTTCTCTTCGAAATGATAGCGGTTGTGGCACTCGGTGGCTTATTTCTCCTTCTGGTTGTATTGCCAAAAGAGCGCAGATCTTTGCCGCTCCATATCATGGGAATGGCATTTCTGGGTACTGCGATTCTCGAGTTTGCCCACGCTGTCGTTTATCCGGGTTATACTTTATCCAACGCTGAATATACAGTAGAGCTGTGGATCTATTCAAGGATAGTAATGGTTTTTGGATTGATGCTTTCCTATATCGTTTCAACAAAAACTTTACGGTACGACATTCAAAAACAGATTAGGAATCTGTCATCTTTACTGCCGGTCTTTTCAGCCAGTCTGCTGTTTCTTCATAGATACATTCCCGATTACTTATTTTACAAAAACGGTGTCACAACACTCCTTAAATCGTCATTGGAATTGATTTTTGCGACTTGTTTTATCTTTTTGGGCTGGAAATCCAGAAAGGAGCCGGCTTTCTTCATTGGAGCCATTTTAAACGCCATAGCACACGTTATGTTCATTTCCTATGCAGGGGTTTTCAGTTATAACATCGTCCTTGGTCACGCTTTCATGCTTTCAGGGCTAAATACTTTAGTATGGTGGGCAGTAAAGAAATATCTGATCCTCCCCTTCAGAGAAGTAGAGGAATTGGCGAAACAATTCGGTGGAAAATTAAATGCTATCTCAAAAACCGTCAATGAAAGAGTGGAGTTTTTAAATGCCATCATAAACCTCAAATCTGAACTTTTGAATGCTCAGGATGAAAAAGAGCTTTTAGATAGGATAATAAGTTTCATCTCGCGAAACCCATATGTGAATTTTGCTCTTTTTCAAGAAGGCAAATTAGTTGCAAGGCATCCCGAAAATTTACCAAATTCGGTTGAAAAATACGCTGATTTTGAAAAATTCAAAGTTTTGAGCTTTGACGCGTATATTAAATCTCCCGACCGAGCAGTTCCGAAATTGCTTGAAGATCTTTTTCTCCGCACAGATATCCTGGCACAAAATATTAAAAACAGTAAAGAACTCAAGAATTTGAACCAGAAAATCAGAGAGCAAGAAGAAATTAGATTGAACTTTCAGAGAGCGGTTTCTCACGAATTGAAAACGCCATTAAATGTAATAACCGGCAACCTCCAGCTTATTGAGATGGGAGTTTTCGGAGATAGTTCAAATCTCTCTGAACCTTTACAGTCTATGGAGAACGCTTCAAAATATATGCTCGAACTAATCGACAACTTGATGAACCTTTCCCGGCTTGAAACAGGCAGATTAACTGTTAAATACATGCCTCTGAAAACGGACGATTTTGAACCTATCGTCGCCCAGTATAAAACTCTTGCTACTCAAAAAAGACTTGAATTTAATTTCAAGTTCTCTGGAGAACAAGAGTTTTCCGGAGATTATAAGCTGCTGTCTTCAATGCTTTCCAATCTATTGAGCAACGCGGTCAAATATACAACTAATGGAAAAGTGAAGGGGCAAATGAAAATTTCCAAAAAAGTGTGATCATAGAAGTTTCAGATACAGGCATCGGAATTTCAAAAAGTCTCCAGAGCAAGATATTTGAACCCTTCGTTTCCGCTGGAAAAACCAATACGGGATCAGGTCTCGGGCTTGCAATTGTAAAAAAGTTTGTAGATCTTCTTCACGGAAATATATCCTTGAAGAGCATTGAAGGTAAGGGAAGCACTTTCAAAATTGAGCTGCCTTGTGTAGAACATGAATTTTTACCCACTGCCAAAAAAGTAACAAAAAAATCTGTCGATGTTCTCTACATAGAATATGATCCAGACTCCAGAAAACTTATAAAGAATCTCCTGAAGGAATTCACAGTTGAAGAAGCCTCTACGGGAAGGGAAGGTTTTGAAAAAGCACTGGCTTTAAAGCCCAAAATTATAATAACCGATTTGGGCCTGCCAGACATTGATGGCAGAAAACTTATCATAAACCTAAAAACCAGAGAAGAGCTTAAAAATACGAACTTTCTTCTCTATACTGGGGGAAAAGCTGGGCACAATCTTCTGGGGATCCCCGTGATAGAAAAAGGATCAAATTTGCAGAAATTTTTGCTTTCAATAAGAATTCTGATGGGCCAAAACCGGCTTATATTGACTTCGAACCTGGTTGATAGCAAAGAAGTCACAAAAGTAAAAAACATAATGAAGGAGATTGATGTTGAAAACGTTCAAATAAGAAATTTGAATGAAATCGACGAGCCTGAATTACAGCTTTATGATTTCATAATATTAGTACTTCCCAATGATAAAGGCATCATTTCAAAAGTGATCACAAAGATGAAAGCCTTGCCTGGGAACCGGGTTGTGCTCATTTTTCTTGAATCCCATGCGAAAACGGGAACATAGTAGGAGAGTGATTTGTAGTGTCCAGGATACTTCTGGTTGAAAACGATTTTTCCACACGTAAGATGATTTCCCTGTTCCTCAATCACAACGGATATGAGGTATTCGAAGCTGAAAACGGCGAAGAGGCTTTAAACATTGTTGAAGTGAATGGGTTCCCCGAAGTGGTTATCACAGATATTGAAATGCCTTTAATGGATGGCATTACTTTAATCAAAAAACTGCGGGAGAAAAAGGCCTCATCGATTATCTTCACCATGACCGCCTATTCAGACCCTGAGACCATGAAAGATGCCGCTCTTGCAGGTGCAGACGATTTCATTTCAAAACCAATAGATTTTAAGCTGATTTCGATGTTACTTGATATGGCACTAAAAGCAAAGGAGTTTCACACAGAAAAAGCTAAAACCGAATATTATTTAAAACTGGAAAATGAGTACAGTGGTGAAGCCATAGCTGAACTCAAAGATAGAAATAAAACCCTCGCAAATGATCTCCTCAAAAAAATTTACCGGCTTTCTGAATATAGAGATGACGAAACCCACGAACATACGCTGCGAGTGGGGTTGATTTCCGAAAAAATCGCCAGGTCATCTGGGCTTGAGAACGAGGAAACGTATTTATTGAAATTGTCCGCTCCGCTACATGATCTGGGGAAGGTTGGAATAGCGGATGCTATATTGCTAAAACCCGGTAAGCTGACAAGCACGGAGTTTGATATGATGAAGAGCCACACGGTTATCGGTTATGAAATTTTAAAAGACAGCACATCTGACGTGCTAAAGATGGCTGCCAACATTGCTTTAACACATCATGAACGCTGGAATGGGAGCGGCTATCCAAACGCTCTAAAAAGCAGCGAGATACCAATCGAAGGATTGATAGTAGGCATAGCCGACAGCTTCGATGCTATAGTCAGCGAACGGCCTTACAAAAAAGCAAAACCTCTTGGATATGGGTTTGAAGAAATAAAAGCAACTTCCGGAATTTTGTATTCGCCGTTGTTGGTAGATGCTTTTTTCAAGGAAAAAGAGGAGATTTCGAAAATCTATCAATAGTACCCGTAAACGGTTTATGCAGTAGTTGGAGGTGAAAAAATTAAGCATGAAAAAACTCAACTACCTGATATTTTTCTTAGTTGCCTTACTTTGTCTTATTACCGGTGTCATAATTATAACGAATTATCCCCTTATGCCTGTTTCATGGCCTTTATTCGCGATCAAGCTTATTCCGTTTGCCTTGCTTTTTATCATCACGATCTTTGCATCAAAACTCGGGATTACATCCCTTACCCTGGGGCTTGCCCTTTTTTCTTACGTGAGGTTTCTTGGCTTTATTAACGTGTTTCTTCCAAAAGATTCACTTTTTCTTGGAAACTTGTCAACACTGGTGTATGTTTCTGCAGCGATTCTTACCGCCTATGCTGGAATAAAAGCTGTGCTGTACTGGCGTATTTTTGAAAAAAAATACCGGGAGATCTATAGCAATACAAAAGAGATATTTTTTATTGTGGATAAAGAAAAGAACACAATTGTAGAGACCAGCAGATCTGCAATCGATTATTTTGGAAAGTCCCTTTTAAACAGAGAAGCAGGAAAATGCCTTGGTGAGCGAAATAGTTACATTCTATGCGGAAGAGCTCATGATTCAAAAAAGGTCCCAAAAACATTTGAAGCAAAACTTTATAAATCTGATGGCACTCAGTTTTATGCTGATGTTCTGATTGATGAGTTTTCTATTTTCAAAAAAGACTATTATTACATATCGATCAGGGATATTTCGGAAAAAAGACAGGCTGAGTCCCTTACTAAAAAAGCACACGAAAGATTCAAAGGGCTTTTTGAAAACAACAATGATGCTGTTTTCTTTTTAGACAGGGAGGGTAGGCATATAGATGCAAATGAAAAGGCTGTTGAGCTTTTAGGTTACTCAGTTGAAGAACTCAGAAAGATGACCTTTTACGATGTTGTGCCTCCCGAAGCGCAAAAGGAATCTGAACAACTACTTTTAGAGCTAAGAAAGAAAGGCTCGCTTCCGATTTATGAAAAAGAGCTTCTAAGAAAAAACGGTGAAAGAATAACCGTTGAGATAAATGTGTCACTTATCCGACACGATGATGGGGATTTCCACATACAAAGCATTGTCAGAGACGTTACCAAACGCAAAGAAACGCAAAGGCTACTCAAAATGGAAAGGGATATGCTACAGAAATTTCTCACCATTGCCCAAACAGCGGTTGTTATCCTCGACATATCTGGAAATATAAAATACTTGAACACTGAAGGATTTAGGCTTTTTGGATATTCTGCTGACAATATCGATGAAGTGGTTGGGAAAAATCTAGAAGAATTTGTCCCGGAAAATAATAAAAAGAAAGTACAAGAAATAATCAAAGAGCTTGTCCGCGGTGAAAAGCAATCGGTGCTCGATATTTTGATCCCGATTTCATCAAAAAACGGTGAGACAAAGACGATTCTTTGGAACGCCGTTGCATCCAAATCAATGGGCGATAATTCGGTTGAGTTGTTGTTCTCCGGAAAAGCTACAGACTCATATAAAAAAAACATTAAATTTAATGGCTTTTATTCATCTCTAAACAAAGTTACCATCGATGTGCTTGAAACAGGGACAATTCTTGGTAAAAATGCCCAAAGACTCCTTAAATTATGTGTCGCTACAATCCCCGGTGCCCAGGCCGGAACACTAATCATGAGGAACGAAAATGGGAATTTCAGTTTCGTTGCCTGCGAAAATTATGATTTCAAAAGGCTCAGGGAAGTTCGCTTAAATCGAGAACCTGTTAATAACGGGCTCGAAGCAATTTCAGTTACAGCAGATTTCTGTGGTTTTAAGTTGGACAGCCAATTGTCAAAAGCAGTAGCAAAAGCGTGCAAATTCAAGGATCTAAAGGCAACCCTTGTTATTCCAATTATACTCAACGGGAAAGTTGTAGCCCTTTTCAATCTCAATAATTTTGAATCCAAGCATGCTTTTGATAACCCTATGACAAAACAGCTCGCTGAGGTTTTCAAAGAATCTATTACATCACTTATAAAACGACTGGAGCTCGAAAAGGAGTTAAAAACCCAGAAAAAGAAGCTCGAGTTTTTATCAAACCATGACCCGCTGACAGAACTGCCTAATAGGCGGTTTCTCTGGGAATATTCGGATTTGCTCTTCGCGCTTGCAAAAAGGAAAAGCCGCCCGGTAAGCGTTCTTTATGTTGATCTTGATAAGTTCAAAGAAATAAATGATTTTTACGGGCATGATATGGGGGATTACGTATTGAGAGAAGTAGCTGGTAGGTTCAAAGACTCGATCCGAAAAAGTGATGTTACGGTGCGGCTTGGAGGTGATGAATTCGCTTTGCTGCTTCCAGAAACGGATAGCAAGCTGGCTATTGTAGCGGCGAAAAGGATTCTATTAAGTATTGAAAAAGTGATGATTGCAGATAGAACTGTGAGCATTTCTGGAACCATTGGTATTTCATGTTTCCCAGAACACGGCGAAGATCTTCAAGACCTGCTAAAAAAAGCTGATACTGCCATGTATCAAGCAAAGAAATCAGGCATGAAAATCGCTGTTTACCCAGGCAAATCTATGCACACAAAGGAGTGAGCCATTGTTGAATTGTATAGTTTACAAACCCATCGGAATAGTTCATTCCCCGTATACCGAAAAATCGCAGGCACCCAGGCAGGGGACCCTTAACGAGGACCCTGAATTTGTGATTGAGGTTTTTCAAGATTTTTCAGAGGGCCTTGATGGTATAGAACGATACGAGTATCTGATCGTCCTTTGCCATTTTCATCAGTCACAGTTCAGGGAATTGAAAATCTTTCCTCATGGAAGTAACGAAAAACGAGGAGTTTTTGCCACTCGTTCCCCGAACCACCCAAATCCCATTGCCTTTAGCGTAGTGAAATTGATAAGAAGAGAAGGGAATTCACTTGTAGTTAAGTGTATGGATGCCATTAACGGCACCCCAGTATTGGATGTAAAGCCTTATATCCCTTCCCTGGATTCTAAGCCTTGAAACTCCTATAAAACTGATCCAGCTCTTCCACGGTTATTAGCTCCGAAGACGAAGCTTTCTTTGTGCAACAATAACGGGCTGCTATTTGACCTCTCATTATGGAATCTTCAAGCGAATAATTATCTAGTAGATAACTGGACAAAAACCCGACCGCAAGGCTATCTCCAGCCCCTGTGGTATCAACCACGGGATCTTGCAGTTCTACAACCGGGAAAAAGGTTATTCCATCTTTTGTCCCAACAGCGCAGCCTCTCTTTCCCATGCCGGAAATCACTATTCGATCTTTCTTTTTCTCAAGAAATGTCTTAATGAAGGGGGTGGGGTCATCGAAATTAACACAGGAAAAGAACAGAACATCTGCAAATTCTACGTAATCCCTTCGGTAAGTATCGTCAATATCTACAATATCCTGAAGATCTACAGAGATTATCAAACCCTCTTCCTTTGCAATAGGCAGCAAATACCTTGACCAGTTTACGATATTGAAGTGGGCAAATTTGCTCCCAGAAAGAATTCTGCGGCAGGTTTCCAAATCTGGCTTGAGATGCATTGAACCTTTGCCATCGTAAAAGGATTTTCTTGTCCCGTCTCTGAAAATCAAATTCACGCTTCTTTTTGTCCCCATTGGATCAAGAAAAACACCTTTTGTGTCAATTCCATCAGCTTGAAGCTCACTAGCAATATGCCTTCCCATATAATCATCGCCTACAAACCCGATAAATGCTGTTTTTTTACCGAGCCTTGCAAAACCCTTGCTGGAATACCCTCCGGCCATGCCAATATAATCGAGGTTCTCCGTGAAACTGGCTTCCAGCACAAAATCTATTGAATTAGCATTAGTGTATACGTTGGTGTCAATTCCGACTGCTCCAATGACAACAACTTCAAATCCTTGCTTCATGATAATCCCTCACATACATTTTAAAATAATAAGAGGAGCTAAGCTCCTCTTATTCATAACTCCTTTGGTGTTAATGCTTTTATTGTGAAAGCAGCAAGAGCAATTTTAAACAAATCTCCGGGAATGAAAGGCAGCATGCCCACTTGCAAAAGTCGTACAAACGATATGGACTGCTTGTTGATCAAACTAAACCACAGCCAGAGATTGGCTAATCCAGTGGCATAAAT
This sequence is a window from Kosmotoga arenicorallina S304. Protein-coding genes within it:
- a CDS encoding ATP-binding protein — encoded protein: WIKIFHDKALTMALLDRITHNALILNMSGRSYRRRDVLNT
- a CDS encoding MASE3 domain-containing protein, with translation MYKVSALGYIVPIFSFSWVIGWYSAFGYNYLAHFLFEMIAVVALGGLFLLLVVLPKERRSLPLHIMGMAFLGTAILEFAHAVVYPGYTLSNAEYTVELWIYSRIVMVFGLMLSYIVSTKTLRYDIQKQIRNLSSLLPVFSASLLFLHRYIPDYLFYKNGVTTLLKSSLELIFATCFIFLGWKSRKEPAFFIGAILNAIAHVMFISYAGVFSYNIVLGHAFMLSGLNTLVWWAVKKYLILPFREVEELAKQFGGKLNAISKTVNERVEFLNAIINLKSELLNAQDEKELLDRIISFISRNPYVNFALFQEGKLVARHPENLPNSVEKYADFEKFKVLSFDAYIKSPDRAVPKLLEDLFLRTDILAQNIKNSKELKNLNQKIREQEEIRLNFQRAVSHELKTPLNVITGNLQLIEMGVFGDSSNLSEPLQSMENASKYMLELIDNLMNLSRLETGRLTVKYMPLKTDDFEPIVAQYKTLATQKRLEFNFKFSGEQEFSGDYKLLSSMLSNLLSNAVKYTTNGKVKGQMKISKKV
- a CDS encoding ATP-binding protein produces the protein MIIEVSDTGIGISKSLQSKIFEPFVSAGKTNTGSGLGLAIVKKFVDLLHGNISLKSIEGKGSTFKIELPCVEHEFLPTAKKVTKKSVDVLYIEYDPDSRKLIKNLLKEFTVEEASTGREGFEKALALKPKIIITDLGLPDIDGRKLIINLKTREELKNTNFLLYTGGKAGHNLLGIPVIEKGSNLQKFLLSIRILMGQNRLILTSNLVDSKEVTKVKNIMKEIDVENVQIRNLNEIDEPELQLYDFIILVLPNDKGIISKVITKMKALPGNRVVLIFLESHAKTGT
- a CDS encoding HD domain-containing phosphohydrolase, encoding MSRILLVENDFSTRKMISLFLNHNGYEVFEAENGEEALNIVEVNGFPEVVITDIEMPLMDGITLIKKLREKKASSIIFTMTAYSDPETMKDAALAGADDFISKPIDFKLISMLLDMALKAKEFHTEKAKTEYYLKLENEYSGEAIAELKDRNKTLANDLLKKIYRLSEYRDDETHEHTLRVGLISEKIARSSGLENEETYLLKLSAPLHDLGKVGIADAILLKPGKLTSTEFDMMKSHTVIGYEILKDSTSDVLKMAANIALTHHERWNGSGYPNALKSSEIPIEGLIVGIADSFDAIVSERPYKKAKPLGYGFEEIKATSGILYSPLLVDAFFKEKEEISKIYQ
- a CDS encoding sensor domain-containing diguanylate cyclase encodes the protein MKKLNYLIFFLVALLCLITGVIIITNYPLMPVSWPLFAIKLIPFALLFIITIFASKLGITSLTLGLALFSYVRFLGFINVFLPKDSLFLGNLSTLVYVSAAILTAYAGIKAVLYWRIFEKKYREIYSNTKEIFFIVDKEKNTIVETSRSAIDYFGKSLLNREAGKCLGERNSYILCGRAHDSKKVPKTFEAKLYKSDGTQFYADVLIDEFSIFKKDYYYISIRDISEKRQAESLTKKAHERFKGLFENNNDAVFFLDREGRHIDANEKAVELLGYSVEELRKMTFYDVVPPEAQKESEQLLLELRKKGSLPIYEKELLRKNGERITVEINVSLIRHDDGDFHIQSIVRDVTKRKETQRLLKMERDMLQKFLTIAQTAVVILDISGNIKYLNTEGFRLFGYSADNIDEVVGKNLEEFVPENNKKKVQEIIKELVRGEKQSVLDILIPISSKNGETKTILWNAVASKSMGDNSVELLFSGKATDSYKKNIKFNGFYSSLNKVTIDVLETGTILGKNAQRLLKLCVATIPGAQAGTLIMRNENGNFSFVACENYDFKRLREVRLNREPVNNGLEAISVTADFCGFKLDSQLSKAVAKACKFKDLKATLVIPIILNGKVVALFNLNNFESKHAFDNPMTKQLAEVFKESITSLIKRLELEKELKTQKKKLEFLSNHDPLTELPNRRFLWEYSDLLFALAKRKSRPVSVLYVDLDKFKEINDFYGHDMGDYVLREVAGRFKDSIRKSDVTVRLGGDEFALLLPETDSKLAIVAAKRILLSIEKVMIADRTVSISGTIGISCFPEHGEDLQDLLKKADTAMYQAKKSGMKIAVYPGKSMHTKE
- the tsaA gene encoding tRNA (N6-threonylcarbamoyladenosine(37)-N6)-methyltransferase TrmO; the encoded protein is MNCIVYKPIGIVHSPYTEKSQAPRQGTLNEDPEFVIEVFQDFSEGLDGIERYEYLIVLCHFHQSQFRELKIFPHGSNEKRGVFATRSPNHPNPIAFSVVKLIRREGNSLVVKCMDAINGTPVLDVKPYIPSLDSKP
- a CDS encoding carbohydrate kinase family protein, whose amino-acid sequence is MKQGFEVVVIGAVGIDTNVYTNANSIDFVLEASFTENLDYIGMAGGYSSKGFARLGKKTAFIGFVGDDYMGRHIASELQADGIDTKGVFLDPMGTKRSVNLIFRDGTRKSFYDGKGSMHLKPDLETCRRILSGSKFAHFNIVNWSRYLLPIAKEEGLIISVDLQDIVDIDDTYRRDYVEFADVLFFSCVNFDDPTPFIKTFLEKKKDRIVISGMGKRGCAVGTKDGITFFPVVELQDPVVDTTGAGDSLAVGFLSSYLLDNYSLEDSIMRGQIAARYCCTKKASSSELITVEELDQFYRSFKA